In Papaver somniferum cultivar HN1 chromosome 9, ASM357369v1, whole genome shotgun sequence, the genomic stretch TTACTATGTTCCAACATTGCCGCACTCAAAGGTGCTTCTATTTCTATCATTTCATCAGCATTATCAGCTGTCCTTCTTTCTAAAACAGCTACTGCACGTTCCTCATGAAGTTTCTGCATTTGTTCTTCAAGTTCCTCTATATAAGGAGCCTTATGCTGAAACAGGATCAATTACAGAACAAGAGAATCATTAGTAAACTGAACATGCATAATTTGTATttcatgcaaaagaaaagaaaagagggagagagagagagagagagatacgaCTGCAAAAAATATGAATTCACACGATTTAATGTTTAATACAACTTTCAGGAGGCAAAAACAAACAGaacgaagatgaagatattgaacAGGTAGCTCTATTAAGATACTCATCGAAACAAAAAGAGAGCACTAGCTTCTCTAAGTCAAAACCTTAATTGCCCGTGGCAAAATTCTGTCTCCGTGGTTGCTGGTTTAGTTAGATTTCTACAGGTTTAAGAAGTGTGCACAACAAAGCAATTTTTACCTTATAAGCCACCCTGCTTTTAATATATAATGTTGCAAAGTTATGCAAATGAAGTGAGTGTATCAAGTATTCGAGAAGCAATGAAAACCAGGAAGACATATATGCTAACGAAACACACTTTAAGCTAAAAGTTATACCTGTAAAAAGTCGCATATAACCGAAACAAAGTCCTGAAGCTTTTGCATGAAGACGAACTTCTCATCAGCGtgtgttaaggaattttcaagATCAATGATGTTAGAAAGTGCTGCAGACATATTCTCATCATTCCTATCCAGCGCTGACATGGTTCTTCCATGAGTTTCCTGGTAAGAAAAATAGAATTGTTGGTTGAGAATTACAATACAAAACCATTCATCTCAAAATGACTAAATTACAATATCAGAATGTTGGGCCACCAGCTAAAATACTCTATTGCGAACCTCATACAGCAGTTCAAATTGTACAATAGCTTTTAACTTGTAAGAGACACAAGGATTAATTTCCAGAAGAGGAAGTGCAAAAACTGGTAGAACAAGAAAACTCGACCTAAGCTTCACTTATCCCACTACATATTAGTGACATATACTTAATCTACCCAGCTCATTCACATAAAAGAACATTATTATTATAATAACTGCGGAGGATAATAAGTGCCAGAGGTGTTAGTGGCAGCTACACTAGACAATTTAAGGGTCTTCTAATCACTATGCCAATGGATGTAACCATTAAACTTAAGAATTCAACTATAAAACACAACTATAAAAGAATTCAGACGATAGTTCATACATACCTTGAGCCTTCGAAGGCTCTCACGCATAGCTTGGCTGGCGACAGTAGCTTGTTGAGGAATCGACAACACCTTTTTCATCACACCAGCAGATCCTCCAATGTTAAGACCTGGCGAAACATTGTGCCTAGGCTGATACTCACCCCCTTGATATGCATaactttgttgctgctgctgcgacaaattcttctcagcagcaacaacaactggAACAGCACTATTACTAACTCCTCTACCTTTCCTACATTGTTCCTCCTCCCAAATCTTATCgtcttcatcttcctcatcatcaacaatTTCTTCCACTAACTCCCCACCATTCCTCAAATCAATAGGTACCTCCTTAATCAATTTCCTCCCATCCTCAAAAACCCCCTTCGTCACACCAACATTACTACTCTTATCCCCAAATAATGCAATCCTTGTTTGAAATTCAGGCTCCTCATCACTTATCCCTTCAGCTTCTCCATGATTACTACCAGCATCCAAACTTATATAATCACCAGCCGGTGCCCGTGACTGCCGAAGCCTCTCCCGTTTTGCCCTAATTGCATTAATCGTTGCTTGATCTGGAATCAAGTCTTTATCCCCCTCACCTCCAATTCCCATCGATCCTAACCTAGTTTCTGCATCATCAACATCCATTGTATCTAATTCTTTATCATTATcattcttcttcttgtcttcttcATAGATAGGTTTAATTAAACCTTTTAAAACAATTTTAGGTTCTGAagaaggaggtggtggtggacgAGATGAACTACCTATTGTTCTAGTATTCTTCTGTAATTCTAAGAGTCTTTCCTTTGTGTACTCACCTGCTTGTGGTTGAACATTCGAAGATGATGAAGTATAAGTTGAAGCCGATGAAGAGATTCGTTCTTTCATGGAGGTGATTTTGTGAGTCGAAGATTTACTGAGAAAAGACGACGACGAGGAggattttttaggttttgaagGACGTGTGAATGGAGATTCTTCACCTCCTTCTTCATCAGCGAAACTGAGGAGTTTTGGTTTTGGTGCTGCTGGTTTTTTGGGGGCGGATTGTGGTGgttttttggtggtggtggtggttgttggagCCGTCACTGTGGTGGTGGATTCATCGTTGTCCTCTTCAGAGCGGCGACGGAAATTTTTGCCTCTGTTGCTCATCCTTGATTGATTTTTCAGAATGTAAGAATTTGGGGATtgatttgtgttttgtttttcccTCGAAGAGAAATTGGGGTTTTATGTGCGGTATTGATGGGGAAATATGATATTGTGCACACTGCTGTTGCGGTCTCGTTTTAAACTCGTGTAGACCTGTTATCTGGTCAACACTTGAGTTGCTTGTTTTAGGACAATACTATGATCCGATGAATGCGGAGGTTTTCTTTGGATGCTCTGGTCCACCCCAAGCGCGAAATAAAAAGCGCTCTCGAAAGGTGTGCTCTGTGAGGACGGTGAACCTGACCGGATGTGGAATGAAACTGCTGGCCGGATTCGACAGCTAGCAGTGGAAGTGCTGGGACAGGTAAGAGGAAGCGGAAAGCGGGATCTGAAAGAATCCTGGTGGTGGTCAGAGGAAGTGCAGCAAGCAATCAGACACAAGAAAGATTGCTTCCGAAAACTCCAAGCACTTGAAAGCGATGAAAACCACCGGAATTACAAGATGGGAAAAAGTCGGGCAAAGCGAGCCGTAAGTGTGGCAAAAGGTCAGGCCTACGAGGATTTCTACCATAAACTTGACACTAGAGAAGGTGAGAAGGACATTTATAGGATTACACGGCTGCGCGAACAGAAGACGCGTGACCTTGTCCAGGTCAAATGTATTAAGGCCTCAGACGACCGCGTACTGGTGGAGGACGCAGAAATAATGGCTCGTTTGAAGGATTACTTCAACAACCTTTTCAATGGAGAAAGTGATATCCAAACCAACACCCTTGAGGGCGTTGCAGAGCGTGTGGTTTCATTTGAAGACGTCACGGTCTGAGGCATTCATGAGAGTGAAGTAAAGGAGGCCTTGAAAGGGATCAAAAGAGGAAAGGCTTTAGGTCCAGATGACATACCGATCGAGGTGTGGAAATGTCTGGGAGATGATGGGATAACATGGCTGACCAAGCTATTCAATAACATCTTCCAGTCAAACCGAATGTCGGACGAGTGGCGTCGAAGTGTAATCGTCCCGATCTTTAAAAACAAATGAGACATTCAGAACTGTTTTAACTATAGAGGAATCAAACTAATGAGCCATACTCTctgaaaaacgggggtacaacaaccacacccaatatttcgcttagcaatttgtatggacaaactccaatatactttctagagaatcaactagacagtcagactcaatctagataaaaagtatatcaaagagtttatatctcaatatctcaagcaaatagaaatctgcgagtctttatcaaatactagagagataacttggatggtaccaaagaccaatatccaagtgtcaatcaatttaaatcaacaaccaaaaggtcggatattttattgattgaacaacgcacaacctgtgatatttcaattatataacaaaatataatgcagcaaagaaataacacatacaccagaattttgttaacgaggaaaccgcaaatgcagaaaaaccctgggacctagtctagattgaacacacactgtattaagccgctacagacactagcctaatccaaattaacttcggtctggactgtagttgaaccccaaccaatctcacactgatccaaggtacatttatgctcctacgtctctgatcccagcaggatattacgtacttgattcccttagctgatctaacccacaactaagagttgctacgacccaaagtcgaaaaatttaataaacaaatatgtatcacacataaaagtctacggtaatagatagatccgtctcccacgaatatacctacgagttttgtgtcgtcttttgataaatcaaggtgaacatgaaccaattgataaaccagacttatattcccgaagaacaacctaatattatcaatcacctcacaataatcttaatcgacgcaacgaaaaaagatattgcggaatcaaaaacgatgagacgaagtgtttgtgattacttttatatcttgcctatcggagatatcaatcccaagccaattatcataattgtactcgtacgatagaaacaacaagattagatcacacaactacgagaaagtagtatcggtctggcttcgcaatcccaatgaagtctttaagtcgttaacctggtttagaagaagaaaccaaatgttaaaggagaatcgactctagcttatcacaactagtatcacacagaaggtgtgggtattaggtttcccagttgctacaattctcccttatatagtgagtacatgtgtatcttcctttcacggggaactagtgatcctcaagactaattgaggatagaattgtaatttaagaggtttgggaaaccaaacctaAGTAAGGAAGTATAtttagataaggaaatacttcctagacaaggtaatattcctagaaagggaaatatacctagaaaaaaggaattagtcctagaaaaggaaatagattcctagaaaGGTTTGGGAAAtcgttaaagctataaatagagatgtttagcttatagctaagacatctagagagtgaggtttgacacctagaaaaggaggttGAACACACATACCTAGAtataagtttgtgaggcaatattaattattgtaaaagcaagcttagcaaatagtttaaggttattttacctagagagattgtgagcgtaaaaaagagagaattgtaatagtttttttgttcataatctagagaagatatatttcttcgaatctggttcctagtgtgttctgttttctagttttcgtctattattattctgaattccgcctctataataatagtcaccaaggtacagagatcaatacgtatcaagttggtatcagagcaaagctcgtttcttttagggaagattccagtggtttatggtcttcactagATCTCTATACAAATAGCTTGGTGAGTTACTCGAAAAGCAAGAATACGTTAAAAGGACAAGAAAACCAAGGATGAAAAAAATCTGACGATGAGTCTAAGACTGATGAACCAAAAACTACCAACGAGAAGGTGGTTATGTTAGAAAAAGAGATGAACACGAGTCAAACTACCCTGGATGAGTTGGTTGCTTGTATTCGTTCCAATACACCAAATCTGAAACTTACGAAAAAGAAATCTCCATCTTGGGGTtcggaagaggaggaggaggaaaaagaaagcgaagagggagaagaagatgaGATTCTTAAAGGCACAAAAGCAACAAAACCTCGTGGTAAGTTTATGAATCATGGTAAGAATCTAAAACTTGATTTccatgttgatattccactttatgatggaaGTGTCGATGTAGAGAAATTAGATGATTGGATAGAGCGTCTAGAGACGTACTTttgtttctttgaatatggttcgaaGGAGAAGATAGCTTTTGCGGCATTGAAGCTTTCAAAGCATGCTCTAatatggtggaaagcttatcaaaggaAATACCTAAGTAAGGGAGCATTGTCGTGGAAGGGATTCAAGGAAGTTGCgaggaaacaattttatccggtTGGATACCTtgaagagagatggttcaagtggtacgacttgaagcagacttacaaccaaaccgtgcaagaatatacttcggaattttagaatcaagctatggttttggatttggacttggaagatcatgctacttatatgaagtatatttccaggttccatgagtatatatggaaggagttgaagatgttttcggtggatactatctccgaagcaagCATAAAAGCTAATGCTATTGAAGGCAGGCTTAAGAAATATGATGTTGAGGTAACCAAGGGGAAGTCTAGAGGTTTCGTCGCTAAAGGAGATGAAATGAGCAAAGAGGATAGGAAGtttaaagacaaagaaggttTGACTTGTACACATTTCAAACAAACATGACATGTTGTCAACAAGTGTTGGATGAAATatcctaatctaaaaccaaaagggttGCAGAATAGAGAAGCCAGGAAGGCAGCACTAGTCGCACAATCTCCAGTAGAAGTCCAAGGACTAACGGAACCCAACTCAAAGCTATCTCTTATGGTAGGAGAAAAAAAAAGACCTTTAAAATATGACCTTAGGGAACGACTCTTCACAGTTAAGATGCAGGTTAAGACAACACTAatagatgttgttattgacccaggaagtcagaagaatttactttcacattctttggtacagaagttgggtttgaaaatcaaacatccgaaaccctatcctttagggtggcttcaaaaggaaggtggtctACAGGTTGCATAACAGTGCACGTTCAAGTTTgcttttgatgagtcatacattgacgAGGTTACATGCGATGTGGTTCCATTGGATGTTTGTCAAGTTAtacttggtagtccttacttgTGGGATCGAGATGTGGTTTTACATCAAAGGGAGCAtaagtatacctttaccaaatatgggaaagattTTGTAATACGAGCTATTAACTCTCCTCTTGAGGGACAAGCTTGATTACAGCCACTCAGGCTaaacggttggtgaatgctagtacgaagttcattctccttgtgacaTGTTGTCTTGAGGAGAATccgagtagagtttgtttggaaaccctaaccaaacaaaaataagaagacctaggaaggttgaagatgtttgaaccaccattactagataATGATAGAGATGACAAGATGATCTTGCCACATGCAGAAGACTTGGggtttgatagagaagaaccACTCGAAGAGAATTGCATTACATAGAgaagagtgactaagacaagacAAGAACATAAGGATTCTTTTCTA encodes the following:
- the LOC113310088 gene encoding transcriptional repressor ILP1-like is translated as MSNRGKNFRRRSEEDNDESTTTVTAPTTTTTTKKPPQSAPKKPAAPKPKLLSFADEEGGEESPFTRPSKPKKSSSSSSFLSKSSTHKITSMKERISSSASTYTSSSSNVQPQAGEYTKERLLELQKNTRTIGSSSRPPPPPSSEPKIVLKGLIKPIYEEDKKKNDNDKELDTMDVDDAETRLGSMGIGGEGDKDLIPDQATINAIRAKRERLRQSRAPAGDYISLDAGSNHGEAEGISDEEPEFQTRIALFGDKSSNVGVTKGVFEDGRKLIKEVPIDLRNGGELVEEIVDDEEDEDDKIWEEEQCRKGRGVSNSAVPVVVAAEKNLSQQQQQSYAYQGGEYQPRHNVSPGLNIGGSAGVMKKVLSIPQQATVASQAMRESLRRLKETHGRTMSALDRNDENMSAALSNIIDLENSLTHADEKFVFMQKLQDFVSVICDFLQHKAPYIEELEEQMQKLHEERAVAVLERRTADNADEMIEIEAPLSAAMLEHSKGGSTEAVINAAQLVSSKTREQTNLLVKLDELGRDMNLQKRMEVKRRAEARKRRKARSEAKRMSAVGNDFAYHHIEGESSTDESDSESTSYKSNREMLLQTSEQIFNDAEEEFSKLALVKEKFETWKKRFFSSYRDAYMPLSVPAIFSPYVRLELLKWDPLHEESDFYDMQWHSLLFDYGLPEHGGDVNPDDADANLVPGLVEKVALPILHHDIAHCWDMLSTKGTKNAVSATNLVISYVPASKALGDLISAIHSRLADAVANITVPTWSTVVIKAVPDAARIAAYRFGMAVRLLKNICLWKDILSIPSIEQLALDELLSGKVLPHLRSIKPNIHDAITRTERIVASLNGVWSGSSVTMERSYKLQPLVDYVLTLAKTLEKKHASGVSETETSGLARRLKKMLVDLNEYDKARAILRTFQLKEAL